The Streptomyces sp. NBC_00569 genomic sequence TCCCCTCGGCCCCACCCTGTACACGTTCTCGGTCTTCTACTGCATGACCGTGTCGCTGGGCGAGGGCGGCGCGGGGCTCGGCACGGTGTGGGGGCGGCAGCGGGCGCTGCAGATGCTCGCCGACGCCGGGTTCGGCGACGTCGACGTGGAGCAGGTCGAGGGCGACATCCTCAACGTGTACTACGTGGCCCGTAAGTGACCGTCACTGGTTGCCACGTCTTTCGCCGCGCCGGGAGCGGCGGACCAGACGTGCGTGCGTGACCGCCGGGGAGCTGACGAGTTCCACGACCTCGTAGCCGTCGACGCCGTCCCCGAGGTTGTCGAGCAGGCGCTCGCCCCTGCCGACGAGGAGCGGCGCGATGGCGAGGTGCAGTTCGTCGACGAGGCCGGCGCGCAGGTACTGCTGGATCGTGGCCGGGCCCCCGCCGATGCGCACGTCCTTGCCGTCCGCCGCCTCGCAGGCCCTGGCGAGGACCGTCTCGATGGGCTCATCGGTGAAGTGGAAGTCCGTTCCGCCCTTCATCGACACCGACGGACGCGTGTGGTGCGTGTGCACGA encodes the following:
- a CDS encoding dihydrofolate reductase family protein, which encodes MPKLRVHNVTVSLDGFAAGTDQRMDAPFGDGIDDGLHDWMFAAMKDHADGRQGADVDFVARSEDNIGATIMGRNMFGPYRGPWENEAWTGWWGDNPPFHHPVFVHTHHTRPSVSMKGGTDFHFTDEPIETVLARACEAADGKDVRIGGGPATIQQYLRAGLVDELHLAIAPLLVGRGERLLDNLGDGVDGYEVVELVSSPAVTHARLVRRSRRGERRGNQ